In Amycolatopsis sp. EV170708-02-1, the following are encoded in one genomic region:
- a CDS encoding AMP-binding enzyme, giving the protein MPPGEVGEIVVRGHNVMAGYLNRPEATAAVIVDGWFRSGDLGFLDDDGYLSLVDRKKDMILRGGYNVYPREIEEVLARHPAIAQVAVIGVPDERYGEEICAVVVTAPDREAGPELAAELVAWSKKHVAAYKYPRRVEFLDAMPLGPSGKILKRELAARL; this is encoded by the coding sequence ATGCCGCCGGGCGAGGTCGGCGAGATCGTCGTCCGTGGCCACAACGTGATGGCGGGCTACCTGAACCGGCCCGAGGCGACGGCGGCCGTGATCGTGGACGGCTGGTTCCGCAGCGGCGACCTCGGCTTCCTCGACGACGACGGCTATCTGTCCCTTGTGGACCGCAAAAAGGACATGATCCTCCGCGGCGGCTACAACGTGTATCCGCGCGAGATCGAGGAAGTACTGGCCAGGCATCCCGCGATCGCCCAGGTCGCGGTGATCGGCGTGCCGGACGAACGGTACGGCGAGGAGATCTGCGCCGTCGTCGTGACCGCTCCGGACCGGGAAGCCGGGCCGGAACTGGCGGCCGAACTCGTGGCGTGGAGCAAGAAGCACGTCGCGGCCTACAAATACCCGCGCCGGGTGGAGTTTCTCGACGCGATGCCGCTCGGGCCGAGCGGCAAGATCCTCAAACGGGAGCTGGCGGCCCGGCTCTGA